In Ruminococcaceae bacterium BL-4, one DNA window encodes the following:
- a CDS encoding AEC family transporter, which yields MDSFWVALNAVMPFLLYIAFGYGTQHTKLVDEAFLDRLNTMVFKCFFPILMFYNVYKTKAGFQLDSKLVLYAMLSLLIVVLLLVLIVPRLVKENPVRGVVIQAIYRSNFVLFGVALTVSVYGEDQASLAAILVSIVVPAYNVIAVIVLEMFRGRKPKPKQLIKNIVTNPLILGALCGLAFYLLGIHLPDSLEKTVAQFSNLTTPMALFTLGGTLHFSDMARNAKVLTFGLLTKLILIPTVVLGIAAAIGFRGSELFQLLVMYGAPVATASYAMAQNMGGDGKLAGQFVVISTVASVVTIFFWIFLLRSMQLI from the coding sequence ATGGATAGTTTTTGGGTTGCGCTAAATGCAGTAATGCCATTTTTGCTGTATATTGCGTTTGGATATGGAACTCAGCACACAAAATTGGTGGATGAGGCGTTTTTAGATCGGCTGAATACGATGGTTTTTAAATGCTTTTTCCCGATTTTGATGTTTTATAATGTTTATAAGACAAAAGCGGGATTTCAGCTTGATTCAAAATTAGTTCTTTATGCGATGCTTAGCTTATTAATCGTTGTGTTGTTGCTTGTTTTGATTGTACCACGGCTGGTGAAAGAGAATCCGGTGCGCGGCGTTGTGATTCAGGCAATTTACCGCAGTAATTTTGTACTGTTTGGTGTGGCATTGACGGTTTCCGTCTATGGAGAAGATCAAGCATCTTTAGCGGCTATTTTGGTGTCGATTGTTGTCCCTGCTTATAATGTTATTGCTGTAATTGTTCTGGAAATGTTTCGAGGAAGAAAACCCAAACCAAAACAGTTAATTAAGAATATTGTTACAAATCCGCTGATTTTGGGTGCTTTATGTGGACTGGCTTTTTATCTTTTGGGAATTCATTTGCCGGATTCTCTCGAAAAAACGGTTGCGCAATTTTCTAATCTGACAACCCCGATGGCGTTGTTTACATTAGGAGGTACGCTGCATTTCTCTGATATGGCTCGCAATGCAAAAGTGCTGACGTTTGGACTTCTCACAAAACTGATTTTGATTCCGACAGTCGTCCTTGGAATTGCTGCTGCGATTGGTTTTCGAGGATCGGAGCTTTTTCAGTTACTTGTTATGTATGGTGCGCCGGTTGCGACGGCATCCTATGCAATGGCACAGAACATGGGCGGAGATGGAAAACTGGCAGGGCAGTTTGTAGTAATTAGTACAGTGGCTTCGGTTGTTACAATTTTCTTTTGGATCTTTTTACTCAGAAGCATGCAGCTTATTTAA
- a CDS encoding Beta-hexosaminidase yields the protein MVLLMAILTGCSEQTSPSKSAAILSSSTTPSQEISSIESAVPDVNSGSETVTPELKAKKKLSQMTLKQKVGQLFFLCYRKDADGNNLLKLDEASKKQIQNIQPGGIALFEENIGTVEGVRSYIQTAEIQEKLPPFISVDQEGGLIQRIKSTDSIPATNVPPMMEVGNTGDTVLARKVGNVLGSELSVFGFNLDFAPDCDVFSNPNNTVIGNRSFSSDPNVAASMSIAVSNGLRDTGTIPVIKHFPGHGDTDADTHVGYAVSNKTKAELEQKELVPFKKQIQSGAEMIMVAHISLPQINGDNTPATLSQSVVTGILRDELGFHGVAITDAMDMGAITENYTSAQAATMALNAGMDMILMPKDPAEAYQAILKAVQNGTISQERLDTSVLRILTLKYKYDLFNHKKLSDPSVLGCEEHQKIVQQVTGG from the coding sequence ATGGTGCTTTTGATGGCAATTTTGACGGGATGTTCCGAACAGACTTCCCCATCAAAGAGTGCGGCAATTTTGTCCTCTTCTACGACGCCATCGCAAGAAATTTCTTCCATAGAATCGGCTGTTCCGGACGTGAATTCAGGATCAGAAACGGTAACGCCGGAATTAAAGGCGAAGAAAAAACTTTCTCAGATGACATTAAAGCAAAAAGTTGGACAGCTGTTTTTCCTTTGTTATCGCAAAGACGCTGACGGAAATAATCTTTTAAAGCTCGATGAAGCTTCAAAAAAGCAAATTCAGAACATTCAGCCAGGAGGAATTGCACTCTTTGAAGAAAATATTGGTACAGTAGAGGGAGTACGCAGCTATATTCAAACGGCAGAAATTCAAGAAAAGCTGCCTCCATTTATTTCGGTCGATCAGGAGGGCGGCCTTATTCAGAGAATTAAAAGTACGGATTCTATTCCGGCAACAAATGTGCCGCCAATGATGGAAGTAGGCAATACCGGCGATACAGTTTTGGCAAGAAAGGTCGGCAATGTTTTGGGCAGTGAACTTTCTGTATTTGGCTTTAATTTGGATTTTGCGCCGGATTGTGATGTCTTTTCCAATCCTAACAATACCGTAATCGGCAACCGTTCTTTTTCCAGTGATCCGAATGTGGCTGCATCTATGTCAATCGCAGTCAGCAACGGATTGCGGGATACCGGAACGATTCCGGTGATAAAGCATTTTCCGGGGCATGGGGATACAGATGCGGATACGCATGTAGGATATGCAGTTTCGAATAAAACTAAGGCAGAGCTGGAGCAAAAAGAATTGGTGCCTTTTAAAAAGCAGATTCAATCTGGTGCGGAGATGATTATGGTGGCACATATCAGCTTGCCGCAGATCAATGGGGACAATACACCGGCTACGCTTTCTCAATCGGTTGTTACAGGAATTTTAAGGGATGAGCTTGGATTTCATGGGGTTGCAATTACCGATGCAATGGATATGGGAGCAATCACCGAAAATTATACTTCGGCACAAGCGGCTACGATGGCACTAAATGCCGGAATGGATATGATTTTGATGCCGAAAGATCCGGCGGAAGCCTATCAAGCAATCTTAAAAGCCGTACAGAATGGCACGATTTCACAAGAACGCCTTGATACTTCCGTGCTGAGAATTTTAACGCTAAAATACAAATATGATTTGTTTAATCATAAAAAGCTTTCCGACCCAAGTGTCCTTGGTTGTGAAGAGCATCAAAAGATTGTTCAGCAGGTGACAGGCGGATAG
- a CDS encoding MgtC/SapB family protein, giving the protein MEENFWIIQGEYLLRLFLAALCGCIIGHDQSSNHTKTVGMRTHAVVAMASALMTLTSKYGFSDLIGEKGISLDPSRITAGVVTAIGFLGAGVIFVRKENVTGITTAAGLWATVGVGCALGAGMYLLGIAASILIVAVQLFLLHNKKISQEPIFEKLVLEVSNDEDIHTLFSGIFERHHIEITSLQTKRLSPQKLEITLLVRYPAAYNAEDVIKLLKDIPAIKSIEY; this is encoded by the coding sequence ATGGAGGAAAATTTTTGGATCATTCAGGGAGAATATTTACTGCGTTTATTTTTGGCAGCCTTATGCGGCTGCATAATTGGACATGATCAATCCTCCAATCATACTAAAACAGTTGGGATGCGCACTCACGCTGTTGTAGCAATGGCTTCTGCACTGATGACTCTGACTTCTAAATATGGATTTTCCGACCTGATCGGCGAAAAAGGGATTTCGCTTGATCCATCCAGAATTACAGCCGGTGTTGTCACTGCTATCGGATTTCTCGGTGCCGGCGTCATTTTTGTTCGAAAAGAAAATGTTACCGGCATTACCACTGCCGCCGGGTTATGGGCAACCGTCGGTGTTGGCTGTGCACTTGGCGCAGGCATGTACCTTCTAGGTATTGCCGCTTCTATTTTAATTGTAGCTGTCCAGTTATTTTTACTTCACAATAAAAAAATTTCTCAAGAACCCATTTTTGAAAAGCTGGTTCTTGAAGTCTCAAACGATGAAGATATTCATACTCTATTTTCAGGAATTTTCGAAAGGCACCACATCGAAATCACCAGTCTTCAGACAAAGCGACTCTCACCGCAAAAGCTGGAAATTACGCTTTTAGTCCGTTATCCGGCCGCTTATAATGCCGAAGATGTTATTAAGTTATTAAAGGACATCCCGGCCATTAAAAGTATTGAATATTAA
- a CDS encoding Dihydrofolate synthase, whose amino-acid sequence MTYEQAVEQIDSLPRFGLTPGLDHMRVLLSRIGNPQNALQFIHVAGTNGKGSTCAMIASVLRKSHYRVGLFVSPHISDFGERIQINGGMIPHRNLIQLTESLMMIVKQLADEGIIITEFEMITAMGLWWFQQQKCEIVVLEVGLGGRLDATNVIEKPLCSVITHLALDHTLILGDAIGQIAYEKCGIIKEGGVTVCYPEQEPQAMEVIRKIAEERHNRLIVADLSEIQLLSEELSGTVLGYHGMMIHLPLLGDHQIRNACTVLTVLRYLEEDLQMHISEHSLTAGFLSVSMPARFEILRERPLCILDGGHNPDGMRSLAQALKKYLPGKRLVAVTGMMKDKDVLHAIETCKDVFSEVITLPVESPRSMSAEELAECWRKIGVSAQVGEYPDQAIAMAVDMAGKDGATVICGSLYLAGELRRTAIDLLRLL is encoded by the coding sequence ATGACCTACGAACAGGCGGTTGAGCAGATTGATTCTTTGCCGCGCTTTGGGCTAACGCCGGGCCTCGATCACATGCGGGTTTTGCTGTCGCGAATTGGAAATCCGCAGAATGCGCTGCAGTTTATTCATGTGGCCGGAACGAATGGAAAGGGCTCAACTTGTGCAATGATCGCTTCTGTTTTGCGTAAATCGCATTATCGGGTCGGCTTGTTCGTTTCTCCTCATATCAGTGATTTTGGTGAGCGCATTCAGATAAACGGAGGCATGATTCCTCATCGGAATTTGATACAGTTAACGGAAAGCCTCATGATGATTGTAAAACAGCTTGCTGATGAAGGAATCATTATCACGGAATTTGAGATGATTACCGCGATGGGACTTTGGTGGTTTCAGCAGCAAAAATGTGAGATTGTTGTTTTGGAAGTTGGCCTTGGGGGGCGTCTTGACGCGACAAATGTAATTGAAAAGCCACTTTGTTCCGTAATCACGCACCTTGCTTTGGATCATACTTTGATTCTTGGAGATGCAATCGGGCAGATTGCCTATGAGAAATGCGGGATTATCAAAGAAGGCGGTGTAACGGTCTGCTATCCGGAACAGGAACCTCAAGCGATGGAGGTTATCCGAAAGATTGCCGAGGAGCGTCATAACCGTCTGATCGTTGCAGATCTTTCCGAGATTCAGCTCCTTTCAGAGGAACTGTCCGGTACGGTCCTTGGATATCACGGCATGATGATTCATCTTCCGCTTTTAGGAGATCATCAGATTCGAAACGCATGTACGGTACTTACTGTGCTCCGTTATCTAGAAGAAGACCTTCAGATGCATATTAGCGAGCATAGTTTAACTGCTGGATTTTTATCGGTATCCATGCCTGCGCGGTTTGAAATTCTTCGGGAAAGACCACTTTGCATTTTGGATGGTGGTCATAATCCGGATGGCATGCGGTCGCTTGCACAAGCACTCAAAAAATATCTGCCCGGAAAACGGTTAGTCGCTGTAACGGGAATGATGAAGGATAAAGATGTTCTTCATGCTATTGAAACATGTAAAGATGTTTTTAGCGAAGTAATCACACTTCCAGTGGAAAGTCCGCGGTCTATGTCGGCGGAGGAGCTTGCGGAATGCTGGAGAAAGATCGGTGTTTCAGCTCAGGTGGGGGAGTACCCAGACCAGGCGATTGCTATGGCAGTCGATATGGCAGGAAAGGATGGCGCAACGGTTATCTGTGGGTCTCTGTATCTTGCAGGAGAACTGCGTCGCACAGCAATTGACCTTCTAAGACTGCTGTAA
- the valS gene encoding valyl-tRNA synthetase (Evidence 2a : Function from experimental evidences in other organisms; PubMedId : 9098041, 11114335, 25310979; Product type e : enzyme), which translates to MSRDIAKSYDPGEVEDRIYDFWEKGNYFHAEPDSKKEPYTIVIPPPNITGQLHMGHAMDETLQDILIRWRRMQGRCALWLPGTDHASIATEAKIVEAMRKEGITKEEIGREAFLERAWAWKEKFGGRIVEQLRKLGSSCDWQRERFTLDEGCSKAVREVFVRLYEKGLIYRGERIINWCPHCKTSISDAEVEFSEKDGSFWHVRYPFKDGSGYLELATTRPETMLGDTAVAVHPEDDRYRDLVGKTLILPLVGREIPVIADEYVERDFGTGVVKITPAHDPNDFEVGLRHHLPVINIMNDDGSINENGGKYCGMSGMEARKQIVKELDEQGYLVSIEPIKHNVGTCYRCHTAIEPRVSKQWFVKMEPLAKPAIEAVRSHEVRFIPERMEKVYYNWMENIKDWCISRQLWWGHRIPAWYCDDCGEITVAREAPSVCSKCGSKHLHQDEDTLDTWFSSALWPFSTLGWPDQTEDLKYFYPTNTLVTGYDIIFFWVARMIFSGIEHMGEVPFKTVFFHGLVRDSQGRKMSKSLGNGIDPLEVIQKYGADALRFTLVTGISPGNDTRFSDERVEASRNFANKIWNAARFTLMNIDGHEVPNCLPETLTIEDKWILNSFNQLCLEVNDNLEKFELGIAAQKLHDFIWDQFCDWYVEISKIRLQGDDEKAAQNVRQVLCWVLTKTLALLHPFMPYLTEEIWQSLPHEGEALVVAEYPQYDKDLSFPTEAAQMEIVMDAVRAIRNRRSEMNVPPSRKAKLYIATAQRAEFEAGTKVFERLASASSIEISDSFDLAGAVTIVTSHAKIYIEMDELVDRKAEVSRLKKELETVTKGYNSAKAKLNNEKFMQKAPQNVIDGVRDNMEKLEKRMILIQSSLSALE; encoded by the coding sequence ATGAGCAGAGATATTGCAAAGTCTTATGATCCCGGAGAAGTAGAAGATCGAATTTACGACTTCTGGGAGAAGGGGAATTATTTTCATGCGGAACCTGATTCAAAGAAAGAGCCGTATACGATTGTGATCCCGCCACCAAATATTACAGGGCAACTTCATATGGGGCATGCCATGGATGAGACGCTGCAAGATATTTTGATTCGCTGGCGTCGGATGCAAGGACGCTGTGCATTGTGGCTTCCCGGAACAGATCATGCCTCTATTGCAACCGAAGCAAAGATTGTGGAAGCGATGCGCAAAGAGGGAATTACAAAAGAAGAAATCGGCCGGGAAGCATTTTTAGAGCGTGCATGGGCTTGGAAGGAAAAGTTTGGCGGAAGAATTGTCGAGCAGCTCCGTAAACTAGGATCTTCCTGCGATTGGCAGCGTGAACGCTTTACATTGGATGAAGGCTGCAGTAAAGCGGTGCGGGAAGTTTTTGTGCGTCTTTATGAAAAAGGCTTAATTTATCGCGGAGAACGGATTATTAACTGGTGTCCGCACTGCAAGACTTCTATTTCTGATGCAGAGGTGGAGTTCAGCGAAAAAGATGGGTCTTTCTGGCATGTTCGTTATCCGTTTAAAGACGGCAGCGGTTATCTGGAATTAGCGACGACTCGTCCGGAAACGATGTTGGGAGATACGGCAGTAGCGGTGCATCCAGAAGATGATCGTTATCGCGATTTGGTTGGCAAGACGCTGATTTTGCCGCTTGTTGGCAGAGAGATTCCGGTCATTGCGGACGAATATGTTGAGCGCGATTTTGGAACTGGTGTTGTGAAAATTACACCTGCACATGATCCAAACGACTTTGAAGTTGGTCTGCGGCATCATCTTCCGGTGATCAATATTATGAACGATGATGGTTCCATCAATGAAAATGGTGGAAAATACTGCGGAATGAGCGGTATGGAAGCTCGTAAACAGATTGTTAAAGAGCTTGACGAACAAGGATACCTTGTCAGCATTGAGCCGATCAAGCATAATGTAGGGACTTGTTATCGCTGCCATACTGCGATTGAGCCGCGGGTCAGTAAGCAGTGGTTTGTGAAGATGGAGCCTCTTGCAAAACCTGCCATTGAAGCGGTGCGCAGCCATGAAGTTCGTTTTATTCCGGAACGTATGGAAAAAGTTTATTATAATTGGATGGAAAACATCAAGGATTGGTGTATTTCCCGTCAGCTTTGGTGGGGACATCGGATTCCAGCGTGGTATTGTGATGACTGCGGGGAGATTACTGTAGCTCGTGAAGCACCAAGTGTTTGTTCTAAATGCGGGAGTAAGCATCTGCATCAGGATGAGGATACGCTCGACACATGGTTTAGTTCTGCTCTATGGCCGTTCAGTACGCTTGGGTGGCCGGATCAGACAGAAGATCTTAAATATTTTTATCCGACCAATACATTGGTGACCGGGTATGATATTATTTTCTTCTGGGTTGCAAGAATGATTTTCTCTGGAATTGAGCATATGGGAGAAGTACCGTTTAAAACTGTCTTTTTCCACGGATTGGTTCGGGATTCGCAGGGCCGTAAGATGAGTAAATCTTTGGGGAACGGGATTGACCCGCTGGAAGTGATTCAGAAATACGGTGCTGATGCTTTGCGCTTTACACTGGTAACAGGAATCAGCCCCGGAAATGACACCCGTTTTTCGGATGAGCGTGTGGAAGCGAGCCGGAATTTTGCAAATAAGATTTGGAATGCTGCTCGTTTTACACTGATGAATATTGATGGGCATGAGGTGCCAAATTGTCTTCCGGAAACGTTAACAATAGAAGACAAGTGGATTCTGAATTCCTTTAATCAGTTGTGCCTCGAAGTGAATGATAATCTGGAAAAGTTTGAGTTGGGAATCGCGGCGCAGAAACTTCACGATTTCATCTGGGATCAGTTCTGTGATTGGTATGTGGAAATTTCCAAGATTCGCTTGCAGGGTGACGATGAAAAAGCGGCGCAGAATGTGCGTCAGGTGCTCTGCTGGGTGCTGACCAAAACATTAGCACTTCTTCACCCGTTCATGCCGTATCTGACGGAGGAAATTTGGCAGAGTTTGCCGCATGAGGGAGAAGCTCTTGTGGTTGCAGAATATCCGCAGTATGACAAGGACCTTTCATTCCCGACGGAGGCTGCACAGATGGAGATTGTCATGGATGCCGTGCGTGCTATTCGTAATCGCCGCAGTGAGATGAATGTTCCGCCGAGCAGAAAGGCAAAGCTTTATATTGCAACAGCGCAGAGGGCAGAATTTGAAGCGGGAACCAAAGTGTTTGAACGCCTTGCTTCTGCAAGTTCCATCGAGATTTCAGATTCATTTGATCTTGCCGGAGCGGTTACGATTGTTACCAGCCATGCGAAAATTTATATCGAAATGGATGAATTGGTGGATCGTAAAGCTGAAGTTAGCCGTTTGAAAAAAGAACTCGAAACCGTTACGAAAGGTTATAACAGCGCGAAAGCGAAGCTTAATAATGAGAAATTCATGCAGAAAGCGCCGCAGAATGTAATTGATGGTGTGCGTGACAATATGGAAAAATTAGAAAAACGTATGATACTGATTCAGTCTAGCCTTTCTGCGTTGGAGTAA
- a CDS encoding protein of unknown function (Evidence 5 : Unknown function), which produces MKFYFRRDSGDNVAYCVYDESGKPAFLIKTNGQQLGLRLIIMTPHEVPVARLRILGMRELYHCGISIEGQTGMQVVLNPVSRQHPVRIRGRDWRFRGNLIDRSFDFVDSYASLIMTHSSAYGVSGNDYVLVVPDERHALESVCIAAAVDCQEQILQPAPLPV; this is translated from the coding sequence TTGAAATTCTACTTTAGACGGGACAGTGGGGATAATGTGGCATATTGTGTTTATGATGAGAGTGGGAAACCGGCTTTTTTGATTAAAACCAATGGGCAGCAGTTGGGACTCAGATTGATTATAATGACTCCACACGAGGTACCAGTTGCCAGACTTCGTATTCTGGGAATGAGAGAACTTTATCATTGTGGGATTTCAATAGAAGGACAGACTGGAATGCAGGTCGTTTTAAATCCGGTTTCCAGACAACATCCAGTTCGTATTCGAGGCAGAGATTGGAGATTCCGTGGAAATCTTATTGATCGCAGTTTTGATTTTGTGGATTCCTATGCATCATTGATTATGACGCATTCATCAGCTTACGGCGTTTCTGGAAATGATTATGTGCTTGTTGTGCCAGATGAGCGTCATGCTTTGGAATCTGTCTGCATTGCTGCTGCAGTGGATTGTCAAGAACAGATTTTACAACCCGCACCGCTTCCCGTATAA
- a CDS encoding protein of unknown function (Evidence 5 : Unknown function): MEEISCDGVVEEDKIAALFDGEVCSEHPVKIAIKSTIVVLLVSHFCFILFFFLILLILILS; encoded by the coding sequence ATGGAAGAAATTTCTTGCGATGGCGTCGTAGAAGAGGACAAAATTGCCGCACTCTTTGATGGGGAAGTCTGTTCGGAACATCCCGTCAAAATTGCCATCAAAAGCACCATTGTCGTCCTTTTAGTCAGCCATTTCTGTTTCATATTATTTTTCTTTCTTATTCTCTTAATTTTAATCTTAAGTTAA
- the cysK gene encoding cysteine synthase (Evidence 2a : Function from experimental evidences in other organisms; PubMedId : 11390694, 15760717, 16267287, 16513748, 17056751, 18974048; Product type e : enzyme), with protein sequence MAKIYKSLTELVGKTPLLELTNFEKIHHLKAHILAKLEYLNPAGSVKDRIALRMIKDAEDSGKLKSDSVIIEPTSGNTGIGLASVAAARGYRIVLTMPETMSVERRSLLKAYGAELVLTDGAAGMKGAIAKADELAKTIPNAYIPGQFVNPSNPAAHYETTGPEIWADTDGKVDFFIAGVGTGGTLSGTGKYLKEQNSNVQVIAVEPASSPVLSKGHGGPHKIQGIGAGFVPDTLDTKIYNEIIAVENEDAFIIGKELAKKEGLLVGISSGAAVSAALELAQRPENEGKTIVALLPDTGDRYLSTPLFQD encoded by the coding sequence ATGGCAAAAATTTATAAAAGTCTAACCGAGCTGGTTGGAAAAACACCGCTTTTGGAATTAACCAATTTTGAAAAAATCCATCACCTAAAGGCACACATCCTTGCAAAACTGGAATATTTAAATCCCGCAGGAAGTGTGAAAGACCGTATCGCGCTGCGCATGATCAAAGACGCAGAAGACTCTGGAAAGCTCAAATCAGACTCTGTCATCATTGAACCCACCAGTGGCAACACCGGAATTGGTCTTGCCAGCGTTGCAGCTGCGCGCGGATATCGAATCGTTTTGACAATGCCGGAAACCATGAGCGTAGAGCGCCGCAGTCTTTTAAAAGCTTACGGTGCAGAACTTGTACTAACCGATGGTGCTGCCGGAATGAAAGGCGCAATTGCAAAAGCAGATGAGCTTGCAAAAACGATTCCAAACGCCTATATTCCTGGGCAGTTTGTAAACCCATCTAACCCTGCTGCACATTATGAAACAACTGGCCCTGAGATCTGGGCAGACACTGATGGAAAAGTGGATTTCTTTATTGCAGGCGTCGGTACCGGCGGAACTCTTTCTGGAACCGGAAAATACCTGAAAGAGCAAAATTCGAATGTACAGGTGATTGCAGTCGAACCGGCTTCCAGCCCGGTTTTGAGCAAAGGTCATGGTGGTCCACACAAGATTCAGGGGATCGGCGCCGGATTTGTCCCTGATACTCTGGATACTAAAATTTACAATGAAATCATTGCAGTCGAAAACGAAGACGCCTTCATTATTGGCAAAGAACTTGCCAAAAAAGAGGGCCTTCTCGTTGGTATTTCTTCTGGTGCTGCTGTATCCGCTGCACTGGAACTGGCTCAGCGTCCCGAAAATGAAGGCAAAACTATCGTTGCTCTTTTGCCTGATACCGGAGATCGCTATCTTTCAACGCCGCTTTTCCAGGACTAA